The window ATTGCCTTTAATTGAGCAATTAACCTTAATTACGTGTTTCATTACATCTTCATTATACTCAAATATTTTATCCAAGTTATTTCCAATGTAATTAAAAAACTCACTGTCCATAATAAGCCCATGTTTTATAACTTCTGCCATACCGGACTTGAATTCCCTCAGTGGGAGGGTTTTTAAGGAATTCACATTTATATAAACCAACTTTGGCTGATAAAAGGTACCAATGACATTTTTTACTCCCTCAAAATCTATTCCCGTCTTCCCTCCCACACTGCTGTCTACTTGGGCCAATAAGGTTGTAGGAACCTGTATGAAATCAATACCCCTTAAATATGTGGAAGCGGCAAATCCCGTAATATCCCCCACAACACCGCCTCCGAGAGCTATAATGACGGATTTCCTGTCTAGTTTCAGTCCTATTAAAAACCTGTATATATCCTCTACGGTTTTTAGGTCCTTGCTTTTTTCTCCCGGCATAATAACATACTTATCCGGTTTATAACCGGCGCTTTCCAAAGCCTCCATGAAGCAAGTTCCATAGAAACTATCGACATTCTTATCGGTTATAACAACAAGCTTGCCATCCACATCTATACCTGCTTCCCGGAGGCACATACCCATACTTTTGTAATCGGTTGTAATATATAT is drawn from Bacillota bacterium and contains these coding sequences:
- the aroB gene encoding 3-dehydroquinate synthase, whose amino-acid sequence is MSNLQLSKLINLTIGLGERSYPIYITTDYKSMGMCLREAGIDVDGKLVVITDKNVDSFYGTCFMEALESAGYKPDKYVIMPGEKSKDLKTVEDIYRFLIGLKLDRKSVIIALGGGVVGDITGFAASTYLRGIDFIQVPTTLLAQVDSSVGGKTGIDFEGVKNVIGTFYQPKLVYINVNSLKTLPLREFKSGMAEVIKHGLIMDSEFFNYIGNNLDKIFEYNEDVMKHVIKVNCSIKGNVVEQDEKESGLRAILNFGHTIGHAIESVSGFGLLHGECVSVGMVGAFRMAYYMGMINKEAVNDVTNLLEKAGLPTVVKGISPEKVYEKMFYDKKVKGGRLLFILPRAIGDVMRCFVDDEKLIMRVLSEVLVLP